In the genome of Noviherbaspirillum saxi, the window GCCGATGCCGACGGCAACCCAGCGCGACGGATAGCTCTTTTCCTTGAGCAGCCATGGCGATACCGCCAGCACGATCAGCGGCGCGCAGAAATTCATTGCGGTGCCTTCGGAAAGCGGCACGATCTTCAGTACCGAGAAGAACACGATGGTTGAAAAAAGCAGCATCGCGGCGCGAAATATCTGTAGGCCGGGGCGTTGGGTTGCCAGGATACTGCGTCCGGTTTTTCGGTAGTACAGCGGCGCAAGGGTGGCCGCCATGAAGACGGTATTAATCGTGTAGCGCATCCATGCAATCATCACTACATGGTAGCCGGCCTGAGTCAGCAGTTTTCCGGCGGTATCGAGCAGCGTAAGAGTCCACTGGCCAGCGACCAGGCAGGCAATGCCAAGCCATAGGTTAGCGCGGGACGTGGCGTTGTGCATGCTGCTCCGTCAATTGATTGAGAATGCGCCGAGCGGCAGGAATCAATTCGCTCGCCGTCAGTCCAATCGGTCCGACGCCATCGCGCACGAGCGCATCGGCGGCCGCGCCGTGGACCCAGACTGCAGCAAGCGCCGCTTCCCAGCAGGGAAACGTCTGGGCCAGAAGCGCTCCGCAGATGCCGGCCAATACGTCTCCGCTGCCGGCCGTGGCCAGCGCCGGGTTCCCGGTTGGATTGATGACCAGCGCCCCGTCAGCGCGCGCCACGATGCTACCCGAACCTTTCAGCACAACCACCGCATTGGTCTGCTGGGCCAATCGGCGAGCTGAGTTCATCCGGTCTGCCTGGACGCTGCGCGTATCGGTCTGCAGCAAGCGCGCCGCCTCCAGCGGGTGCGGTGTCAACATGGATGGCGCGCTGCGCTTTCTTAGCGCTTGCTGCAAGGTCTCGTCGACAGAAAGCAGGTTCAGCGCATCCGCATCCAGCACAAGAGGACAGTCGCTGAGCAGCGCCTTTTCCAGCACTTCCTTTGCTTGCTGCGATGTGCCGAGGCCGGGCCCCACCACAAGCACGCCGGTGAAGGTTTCGATTTCCACGACGTGGCGGCACATCAGTTCGGGTTGCAGGAAATCATAGGCCGGAGTCTGATCGACAAACGCAGTGAACACCCGGCCTGCGCCGCACTTTGCCGCAGCATGCGACGACAGGACAGGGGCGCCCGCCATGCCGCGACCGCCTCCGATCACGGTCACGTCACCATAGCTTCCCTTATGCGAGCTGTGACGACGCTTCCTAAGGTTCGTGGAAAACAGGTGAATGCCGCCAAGACGCGCAGTCGATGGGCCGAACGGCATGAGATCGATATCAAGGCCGGCGACACGTACTTCGCCGGCATGATCGCGGCCTTCGCTGGTATGCAGACCGGCCTTGTTGCCGATAAAAGTCAGGGTATGTGTCGCCACTATCGCAATGCCGTCCGCGCCGCCCACTACGGTCCCGGTATCGGCATCGAGGCCGCTGGGAACATCGAGCGCAAGCACCGGGCAGGGCAAGGCGTTGATGGCTTCCACCAGCGTACGCAAGGAATCCGTGATCGGCCGTGCCAGACCAATTCCGAATAGTCCATCAACCACAAGGTCCCAATCGACTGGGTGGCGGATAGCATCGGCATTAGGCGCAATCAACCTTATGCCCACTGCCTGCGCGCGTTCCAGCGCACGCTGCGCATCCTCCGGCTGCCTGGAAGGATCGGCGCATACCATGACGGTCGGATGCAAGCCGGCATCGGCAAGCAGGCACGCCATCACGAGCGCATCGCCGCCGTTATTGCCCGGACCGGCGACAAGCAATACCTTGGCCGCGGCAGGCTGCAGCTGAAGCAGGCTAAGTGCCAGCGTCGTGGCCGCTTTGGCGGCGCGTTGCATGAGCGTGCCAGGCGGCAGCGCGGACATCGTATCGCGCTCGATGTTACGCACTTCGTCAACGGTGTAGAGCGCCGTTGGATCATGCATGAAGGAATTGCCGGTTCCGTTGGGAATGCGAGTACTAGGCAAATGTTCTGTCATGCGAGCTGGTCGAATGGATAAGAAAGCGGACAGGCTTACTCCGGCAAGGCACGGTTCACGTCGCCGGCAACGGTCATTATATGCTTTGCAATAGAAAGCGATGCGGTAAGGCCTGGTGATTCGATGCCGTACAAGCCCAGGTAATGCGGGCTGCCATGCGTCGCAAACAGAAAGTCGGCAGTCGGCGAATCCGGCCCGCTGATTTTCGGTCTTACTCCGGAATACGCGGGTTGCAGTGCGGCCTCGGGAAGGTCTGGCCAGTAACTCCGGATCTCACGATAAAACTTGTCCGCCCGCCGGGGATCGACGCGGTAATCGATGCCGCCATCCTGATCGCTTAGCCATTCCACATCCGGCCCGAAGCGCACCTGACCCCCAAGGTCCAGCGTCAAATGGACGCCCAGTCCGCCAGGTTCCGGCACCGGATAGATCAGATGGGTAAAAGGCGCTTTTCCGGCCAGCGAATAATAGTTCCCCTTGGCAAACCATGCGGTCGGGGTAATGCCCTGGTCGAGGCCTTTGATGCGGTGCGCAAGCCGGGGCGCCCATAAGCCCGCACAATTGACCAGAAGATCCGTGCTCAATTCGATTTCAGTACCGTCGCTGCTGCATGCCTGCACCACGCAGCCGTCGCCTGTCAATCCGGCGCCGGTCACCTTGCTGTCGAACGCGAAGAGCGCGCCTGCGTTTTCGGCATCACCCTGCAGCGACAGCATGTACGCATGGCTGTCGATGATGCCGGTGTTTGGCGACGAAAGGGCTGCAACGCAATGGAGTGCCGGTTCAAGGGCCTTGGCTTCAGCGGCATCGAGCTGCGCCACTTCGTGACAGCCGTTCGCATGCGCCTGTGCATGAATCAGCGCGAGCTTTGCTGCCTGGGCATCATTGCCGGCAACGATGAGCTTGCCGCAGCGACGGTGAGGTATCGCGCGTTCAAGGCAGTAGGCATACAAGGCGTGGCGTCCAAGGACGCACAGGTGCGCCTTCAGACTGCCGGTCGGGTAATACAAGCCGGCATGAATCACTTCGCTGTTGCGTGAGCTGGTCTCCATTCCGATGGCCGCATGCTGTTCGATGACCAGCACTTCGCGCCCCGCAAGCGCGAGTTCGCGAGCCACCGCCAGTCCAACCACGCCGGCACCGATAACAATACATTCGACTCTATCCATAGCGCGCCAATGTCAATCCATCCAGGTCGATTTCCGGCACACGTCCCGAGACGAGGTCGGCGACGACCTTGCCCGATCCGGCAGCCATGGTCCAGCCATGGGCACCATGGCCGATGTTGATAAAAAGATTGCGCACAGGCGTGGCCCCCAGCAAAGGAGGGCCGTCCGGCAAGGAGGGCAGCGTCCCGCACCAGAAATTCGACTTTGCATAGCTGGCGGCATGCGGAAACCAGTCGCTGCCAACCTTCACCAGTGTCCGCAATGCCCGGTCCTGAAGCTCGTTGTTGCGCGTACCGATCTCTGCAATGCCGGCCAGGCGGATACGGCCTCCCATGCGCGCGAGGCTGACGTTATACGCTTCGTCCACCATCGCCGCTCGCGGCGCGTGGTCGAAGTTCTTGATCAATGCAGTCGCTGCATAACTCTTGACCGGATAAATCGGCACCCGGATGCCCAGCGGTTTTAGCAGGCGTGCGCTATCCGCACCGGCGGCGACCACGACCGCATCCGCAGAGAAGCGGTTGCCGTTTATGCGCAGCCCGATGCCGCCTGCCTCGGGTTCGAGGGCTTCGACAGTGCTGGTGAAATGGAACTGCACGCCGATGGAAGACGCGATGTACTTGAGCCGCTTGGCAAACAGGGGACAGTTGCCTGTTTCATCTTCCGGCAGATAAAGCGCGGCCGCCAGCGGTGTATGCGAGGCCAGCGTCGGCTCTACTGCGCGCGCGCCATCGGGGTCGAGCATCAGAAAGGGAATATCCTGTTCCGCCAGCATGTCGATCGCCGGGTGCACGAAAGCCAGGTCTTTTTCCGAACGAAACAGCTGTAGCAAGCCTTGGGTCTGTTCGTAATCGATCTGATAGTGCTCGCGCATCAGATGCAGCAGATTGCGGCTGTAAAACGCGATTCTCTGCATGCGCGACCGGTTGATGCGGTAACGGTCCAGCTCGCATTCGTCGAGCCAGCTGCGGGCCCAGCGCCACAGCGCGCGTTCGGTAGACGCCTTGAGCGTGACGGCGGATTCGCTGCGAAAGAGCGACGACAGGATCCTGCGCGGCATGCCTGGTGCCGCACTTGGCGCAACATAGCCGGGCGCCACCATCCCCGCATTGGTAAAGCTGGCTTCTTGCGCGACATTGTGATGACGTTCGATGACGACGACATCATGTCCCGCTTCGGCCAGAAAATAAGCGGTACAGACGCCGACGACGCCGCCTCCGATAACCGCAACCTGTTTTTGTGTCACGTATTTGCCTGGGAATGCTGAAATGTAAAGAGGGCTACGAATGGAATGATCCGTAGACCACGGGACACATTTCTAGTTCGAGAGCATGATTTTATTCCGTGTCGCGGTTTGGCGTGCGAACTGGCCATTGTGATTGCGCAAACTGTTCGCGTCATCGGCAAGCTGGTGTTGGAAGACTACTGAGAATTAGCCTTGCATGGACCGGCATAGCCCGGCAGATTCCGCGCTTCCGGTTGGCACGCAAATAGTTCCGCTTGCCGGATTGCCGCGAGCAGGTTCATGCGGTCTATCGATTGCCAATTCATGCGCTGGCCGAAATAGCGGGCCCAGTGGAATTCCATGAAATAGGCATCGGTCTTCTTGAAGTAGCCGGCATCCTGCGCATAGCTGGCAAGCGCCCGATATGGATCGTCCTGCAGATCCGTAATCCGGCGCGGCAAGGCGGCCGGCTTGATCGGATTGCCTTTCGGATCGAACAGCCAGACCCAGTGCCGCTTCTCCATTTCTTGCCAGAAGGTGCGCGGTTCGCTGAAACGGCCGATCACCTCCGCCGTTACCTTGCCCGCTCCGAGCCGGGACAATACGCTTGCGAGATGATGGCTGTCGGTCAGATAGAAACCGCCGTCCGGCGCTTGCACGACCGGGATCGGGCGCTTCGCTGTGTACTTCACGAAATCCATGTTCGCCGACATGCGCACTGCTCTTTCCTCTACCGTGATCTTTCCGACCGCCGTCTGGGTCGGGTGCAATGCAGACAAGGCGATTTCGCAGCTCGATTTCACCGGCGTCTGCTTGCTGCAGGGTGGGGCCGCTTCGGCAGCGCTTGTCACGACGCCGGACAATGTCATCAGAAGCGGCGCAATCCATGAACTTATTGGCGATCCAACCGATGATCGGAAAGAAAGCGGCTTGCGGCGACAAGCGGAAAAAACGAAAGACATAGTTGAAAACCGGCGACAGAGAAGCGGCAATGATACTCCGACCATTGCCATGACAAGCCTTACCAGAACGGCAGGGCCGCGAAAGGAATTTGCGGTTTGTTGCCTTACGGATGTATCGATACTTGGCGCGCCATATCAAAATAGTGACGAAATGACGACGGCAAGGCGTGATTCAATGCGGTTCACGCCTTTTTGTTTTTACTGATTTGATTGCAATGCGTTTTCTACTGCGCGCGCAACCGCAAGCACCTTGCGATCCGCCATCGCAGGTCCGGCGATCATCAGTCCCACGGGCAGACTGCCTTCTTCATGGCAAGGGAGCGAAACCGCGCAACCGTCCAGCAGATTGATTGCCGACGGGTTGCGCAGCAGGAGGCCATTGGCCTTGAAAAAAGCTTCTTCCGACGCTTCGAGTTCGGCAATGGGCGGCGCTACGATGGGTACCGTCGGCATGATCAACGAATCGAAGGGACCAAGCGCGTCCTCCATGCGGGTGATCCAGTCACGCCGCTTTTTGTGCAGGTCGATGTAGTCGGCCGCACTCATGGCGGCGCCGCTCTTGATGCGTTTGGCTACACGCGCATCGTATTCGCTTTCCCGTGCCGCAAGCAGGCCGCGATGCCAGGCGAATGATTCCGCACCGGAAAACTGGTTCAGGTCAGCCGCTTCGCCTAACAGGGTAAAGGACACATCAACGATCTTTGCGCCTGCTGCCGATAACAGGGCCAAGGCGCGGGAAAACGATGCCGCAACATGGGAATCGAGCGTGTCGAGCATCACCGTCGCCGGCACCGCAAGCCGTATGCCTGCCAGCGGCAGATCAGGAATGGACAAAGAGTTGTCTGCAATGATGCTGTCGACCAGAATGCAGTCATCGACCGAGCGCGCCATCGCACAGATCGTATCCAGGGTGGTGGACAGCGGAATGGTGCCCGCCGTGGGTACGCGTCGCGCGGTCGGCTTGAAACCGACGATGCCGCACAATGCGGCAGGAATGCGGATCGAACCGCCAGTGTCGGAACCGATTGCCGCAACGCATAGCCCGGTCGCGACCGATACCGCCGCGCCGGACGATGATCCGCCCGGGATACGTGCGATTTCGTCGTCGGCCGGATTGACCGGCGTACCGTAATGGGGATTCAGCCCCACCCCGGAAAATGCGAATTCCGTCATGTTGGTCTTACCCACGATCGCAGCGCCGGCAATGCGCAAACGCTTCACTACCGGGGCGTCGGACGTTGCCACGGGCGTATCCCGCAATGCGGTTGAGCCCGCCATCGTGGTTTCTCCCGCGATATCGACCAGATCCTTGATGGAAACCGGCAGTCCCGCCAACGGCGACAGTTCGACGCCCGCCGCGCGCATTGCATCTGCATGATCGCCAGCGGCGCGCGCCGCATCCGGATACAGCCTGGTGAAAACAGACTTCGTCTTTTCCGCTTCTTCAAGAC includes:
- a CDS encoding NAD(P)H-hydrate dehydratase, encoding MHDPTALYTVDEVRNIERDTMSALPPGTLMQRAAKAATTLALSLLQLQPAAAKVLLVAGPGNNGGDALVMACLLADAGLHPTVMVCADPSRQPEDAQRALERAQAVGIRLIAPNADAIRHPVDWDLVVDGLFGIGLARPITDSLRTLVEAINALPCPVLALDVPSGLDADTGTVVGGADGIAIVATHTLTFIGNKAGLHTSEGRDHAGEVRVAGLDIDLMPFGPSTARLGGIHLFSTNLRKRRHSSHKGSYGDVTVIGGGRGMAGAPVLSSHAAAKCGAGRVFTAFVDQTPAYDFLQPELMCRHVVEIETFTGVLVVGPGLGTSQQAKEVLEKALLSDCPLVLDADALNLLSVDETLQQALRKRSAPSMLTPHPLEAARLLQTDTRSVQADRMNSARRLAQQTNAVVVLKGSGSIVARADGALVINPTGNPALATAGSGDVLAGICGALLAQTFPCWEAALAAVWVHGAAADALVRDGVGPIGLTASELIPAARRILNQLTEQHAQRHVPR
- a CDS encoding NAD(P)/FAD-dependent oxidoreductase, with the translated sequence MDRVECIVIGAGVVGLAVARELALAGREVLVIEQHAAIGMETSSRNSEVIHAGLYYPTGSLKAHLCVLGRHALYAYCLERAIPHRRCGKLIVAGNDAQAAKLALIHAQAHANGCHEVAQLDAAEAKALEPALHCVAALSSPNTGIIDSHAYMLSLQGDAENAGALFAFDSKVTGAGLTGDGCVVQACSSDGTEIELSTDLLVNCAGLWAPRLAHRIKGLDQGITPTAWFAKGNYYSLAGKAPFTHLIYPVPEPGGLGVHLTLDLGGQVRFGPDVEWLSDQDGGIDYRVDPRRADKFYREIRSYWPDLPEAALQPAYSGVRPKISGPDSPTADFLFATHGSPHYLGLYGIESPGLTASLSIAKHIMTVAGDVNRALPE
- a CDS encoding D-amino acid dehydrogenase, with protein sequence MTQKQVAVIGGGVVGVCTAYFLAEAGHDVVVIERHHNVAQEASFTNAGMVAPGYVAPSAAPGMPRRILSSLFRSESAVTLKASTERALWRWARSWLDECELDRYRINRSRMQRIAFYSRNLLHLMREHYQIDYEQTQGLLQLFRSEKDLAFVHPAIDMLAEQDIPFLMLDPDGARAVEPTLASHTPLAAALYLPEDETGNCPLFAKRLKYIASSIGVQFHFTSTVEALEPEAGGIGLRINGNRFSADAVVVAAGADSARLLKPLGIRVPIYPVKSYAATALIKNFDHAPRAAMVDEAYNVSLARMGGRIRLAGIAEIGTRNNELQDRALRTLVKVGSDWFPHAASYAKSNFWCGTLPSLPDGPPLLGATPVRNLFINIGHGAHGWTMAAGSGKVVADLVSGRVPEIDLDGLTLARYG
- a CDS encoding ParB/Srx family N-terminal domain-containing protein, whose protein sequence is MKSSCEIALSALHPTQTAVGKITVEERAVRMSANMDFVKYTAKRPIPVVQAPDGGFYLTDSHHLASVLSRLGAGKVTAEVIGRFSEPRTFWQEMEKRHWVWLFDPKGNPIKPAALPRRITDLQDDPYRALASYAQDAGYFKKTDAYFMEFHWARYFGQRMNWQSIDRMNLLAAIRQAELFACQPEARNLPGYAGPCKANSQ
- a CDS encoding amidase, whose product is MNPLTSKSIPALARYSRHSLVDVCLEEAEKTKSVFTRLYPDAARAAGDHADAMRAAGVELSPLAGLPVSIKDLVDIAGETTMAGSTALRDTPVATSDAPVVKRLRIAGAAIVGKTNMTEFAFSGVGLNPHYGTPVNPADDEIARIPGGSSSGAAVSVATGLCVAAIGSDTGGSIRIPAALCGIVGFKPTARRVPTAGTIPLSTTLDTICAMARSVDDCILVDSIIADNSLSIPDLPLAGIRLAVPATVMLDTLDSHVAASFSRALALLSAAGAKIVDVSFTLLGEAADLNQFSGAESFAWHRGLLAARESEYDARVAKRIKSGAAMSAADYIDLHKKRRDWITRMEDALGPFDSLIMPTVPIVAPPIAELEASEEAFFKANGLLLRNPSAINLLDGCAVSLPCHEEGSLPVGLMIAGPAMADRKVLAVARAVENALQSNQ